One stretch of Clavelina lepadiformis chromosome 6, kaClaLepa1.1, whole genome shotgun sequence DNA includes these proteins:
- the LOC143463276 gene encoding small nuclear ribonucleoprotein Sm D2-like, translated as MASKPKSEMSYDELEAMEKEEFQTGPLSVLTDSVKNNTQILINCRNNRKLLARVKAFDRHCNMVLENIKEMWTETPKSGKGKKKQQPVNRDRFISKMFLRGDSVIIILKNPLATQS; from the coding sequence ATGGCTTCAAAACCAAAGAGTGAGATGAGTTACGATGAACTGGAAGCGATGGAAAAGGAAGAGTTTCAAACCGGTCCATTGTCAGTGTTGACAGATTCTGTTAAGAACAACACTCAGATTTTGATAAACTGCCGTAACAATCGTAAGCTTCTGGCTAGAGTAAAAGCGTTCGATCGTCACTGCAACATGGTGCTTGAAAACATCAAGGAGATGTGGACCGAGACGCCAAAGTCCGGCAAGGGCAAGAAGAAGCAACAACCAGTTAATCGAGATCGTTTCATCAGCAAGATGTTTCTCCGCGGTGATTCGGTTATCATCATTTTGAAGAATCCTCTAGCCACACAGTCATAA
- the LOC143463235 gene encoding uncharacterized protein LOC143463235 has translation MLSRRRLRLTNIRFFLLGSISLVFGIITGGYYKSCLGKFKQAKALRLSLNSIDNDSTIFQKLLKPHFEISRQLEIGKDVVKDEKEKKLQTGWYEGLPPTLAAQETGIKHDFSSSLNQRPFQRKITEVNTTLHRSLKPSRVSFTNLNTTAIDGELRTRNRHVLYTPPVSRWIRTFESANSKAEPPGGVIKCTLPVNNSSSYSSEDSENSVQVLPAKFQKYLSVPKPQANCGFGGFLQPWNHFSNHTVDMIFLVKSAPKNFQRRQVIRKTWGFIKSIQGMTFATIFLVGTTNSNQTQSYLEEENQIFGDLLQCNVQDTYRALPLKVLAAFGWFLRTNLKTRFLTVTDDDCVMNILNINAWFQRIRVEAYDLYCGFLYNKQSKPNRHTKNKWYVSPQQYSGKFYPSFCHGGMWTLRPPLLQDLYCMSEVTEKGDFHLEDVYITGILREKLGHTRIKPVLMKNGRKFPLMYYPWDENDNVHLKMLLKWRSWNFSLPWKSTEKGTGLPMMTTYEQINDPSTRQQLIKLKSNWVNLTFQEKT, from the exons ATGCTTTCACGTCGCCGCTTGCGATTAACCAACATTAGGTTTTTTCTATTGGGTTCAATTTCCTTAGTTTTTGGCATCATAACCGGCGGTTATTACAAAAGCTGTTTGGGTAAATTTAAGCAAGCTAAAGCTCTAAGACTTAGTTTGAACTCAATTGACAACGACTCGACCATCttccaaaaacttttgaaGCCTCATTTTGAAATAAGCAGACAGCTGGAAATAGGGAAAGATGTCGTCaaagatgaaaaagaaaaaaagctcCAGACTGGATGGTACGAAGGTTTGCCACCTACATTGGCCGCACAAGAGACTGGAATAAAACATGATTTTTCAAGCAGCTTAAACCAACGACCCTTTCAGCGGAAGATCACTGAAGTTAACACGACTCTTCATCGCAGTTTGAAACCCAGTAGAGTTTCCTTTACTAATTTAAATACAACTGCAATTGACGGAGAACTAAGGACGAGGAACCGTCATGTTTTGTATACTCCACCGGTTTCACGTTGGATACGAACGTTTGAAAGTGCTAACTCGAAAGCGGAGCCCCCAGGAGGGGTCATTAAGTGTACTCTTCCGGTTAACAACTCATCGTCATATTCGTCAGAAGATAGCGAAAACAGCGTTCAAGTGCTTCCGgcaaagtttcaaaaatatcTATCGGTACCAAAGCCGCAAGCAAATTGTGGATTTGGCGGTTTTCTGCAGCCTTGGAATCATTTCAGCAATCACACTGTGGACATGATTTTCTTGGTAAAATCTGCtccaaaaaactttcaaagaaGACAAGTCATCAGAAAGACCTGGGGTTTTATCAAATCTATTCAAGGAATGACTTTTGCCACTATTTTCCTAGTTGGAACCACTAATTCCAACCAGACGCAAAGTTATTTGGAAgaagaaaatcaaatttttggtGATTTACTTCAATGCAACGTACAAGATACCTACCGCGCGTTACCGCTAAAG GTATTGGCCGCCTTTGGTTGGTTTCTAAGAACTAACTTAAAGACGCGTTTTCTCACGGTCACAGACGATGATTGCGTCATGAACATTTTGAACATCAATGCTTGGTTTCAGCGGATCCGGGTTGAAGCTTATGACTTATACTGTGGTTTTCTGTATAACAAACAATCAAAACCAAATAGACATACCAAAAACAAATG GTATGTAAGTCCTCAACAATATTCTGGCAAATTTTATCCTTCGTTTTGCCATGGTGGAATGTGGACTTTACGCCCGCCTCTTTTGCAAGACTTGTATTGTATGTCTGAAGTGACTGAGAAAGGGGATTTTCATCTTGAAGACGTCTATATAACGG GTATATTACGAGAAAAATTAGGTCATACAAGAATAAAGCCggttttgatgaaaaatggaagaaaatttcCGCTAATGTATTATCCCTGGGATGAGAACGACAATGTCCATTTGAAAATGCTCTTAAAATGGCGGAGCTGGAACTTCTCCCTTCCTTGGAAGAGCACTGAAAAAGGCACTGGCCTTCCGATGATGACAACTTACGAACAAATTAACGATCCCAGCACTCGACAACAACTGATAAAACTAAAATCTAATTGGGTCAATCTGACGTTTCAAGAAAAAACTTGA
- the LOC143463256 gene encoding malectin-B-like gives MFNFVIILAAILFQTSPSQAGKVIYAVNAGGDNHVDSTGITYLADPLTVGVSSDYGRRQPIVRSAQKDNILYQTERWHDQSFSYEVPVKEDGDYVLVLKFAEVYFYGPNLKMFNVLLNDQHTILQNLDIFSLVGHSTAHDEVIPLSIKKGKLSVMGEYSTFNGVLKVEFVKGMADNPKICAFYLMKGTPEDVPKLPELKKPVEEEEEEEEEEVEDEVEEEPKQKASKKSSKSSSKSKVASGPPAADPYAEDSSSLIMPIMIAFALFVPTLACLCRL, from the exons atgtttaattttgtaattatacTTGCTGCAATTCTGTTTCAAACATCACCGTCGCAAGCGGGAAAAGTTATTTATGCTGTGAACGCAGGAGGCGACAACCATGTTGATTCAACTGGCATAACATACCT AGCTGACCCTCTCACAGTTGGAGTGAGCAGCGATTACGGGCGAAGACAACCAATCGTGAGATCTGCACAGAAGGACAACATTCTCTACCAGACCGAACGGTGGCACGACCAGTCCTTTTCCTACGAAGTGCCTGTCAAGGAAGATGGTGACTATGTGCTTGTTCTTAAGTTTGCGGAAGTTTATTTCTACGGCCCAAATTTAAAG ATGTTTAACGTACTGTTGAACGACCAGCATACGATATTGCAAAACCTTGACATTTTCAGTCTGGTTGGTCACAGTACTGCTCACGATGAAGTTATTCCACTTTCAATAAAGAAAGGAAAACTCAGCGTAATGGGGGAATATTCAACTTTTAATGGTGTGCTCAAAGTGGAATTTGTAAAG GGCATGGCTGATAATCCAAAAATCTGTGcattttatttgatgaaaggCACACCTGAAG ATGTGCCAAAACTACCAGAATTGAAGAAACCTgttgaagaagaagaagaggaagaagaagaggaagtGGAAGATGAAGTTGAGGAGGAACCAAAGCAAAAGGCCTCGAAAAAGTCCTCAAAATCTTCGAGCAAAAGCAAGGTGGCATCTGGACCACCAGCTGCAGATCCATACGCAGAAGACAGTAGCAGTCTGATAATGCCGATAATGATCgcttttgctttgtttgtgcCAACACTAGCATGTCTTTGCCGGCTGTAA
- the LOC143463225 gene encoding solute carrier organic anion transporter family member 4A1-like, whose translation MSSDSDEIPVDETCGFEIGCVPKTRKRLPIRFLQCCATPPGALVVLSISAFLQGFIVNGLINASITTLETRFELLSSEAGLIASCYDIASCVSLLFITYVGGRGHKPLWLGWGIITMGVGAVVFSLPRFIAPAYSPMLYENMCLINGTVPLNPVCSQTSLRDYRYAFYVAQLLIGAGATPLYTLGVTYLDENVTQVKSSLYHGIYYALSIVGPGIGFLLAGAFLTYFTILGENPGIPESSPQYIGAWWLPFLIFGVITFIFGFPILLFPRQLHGTEEVRKNRENEMHQDKVAKEVQTNEDFGKRLKDFPKCLLVILRNPTYIFLTLGGVIDGMLLTGLSTFGPKILEALFGLTSSFSAVLLGAIAIVGGAGGQLAGGIIVWKIKLSVKGIFKLSIVGSILSLFCLLVFLMKCPEIPFAGGNTQYPSASDIVGIEASCNLGCSCNPDFFDPVCGSDGITYYSSCYAGCTEEVNETYTNCLCIATNGTATRGSCEGEVCGSGGYITFVIFLFLTLFLTFVIAIPVLQSTIRIVPFTQRSFAVGVQWLFIRALGTIPGPLLFGFVLDQACLLSGESCGSQGSCSVYTNDSISNNVLILVIVLKVVGIIFYSLAFITYKPPPESPDATEDVTLDSSATPKKEVAMGNGIEPASDNLEGEVNSAFEADNTQL comes from the exons ATGAGCTCTGATTCCGACGAAATCCCAGTAGATGAAACCTGCGGTTTTGAAATAGGATGCGTTCCGAAGACAAGAAAAAG ATTGCCCATACGTTTCCTACAGTGTTGTGCTACACCGCCTGGTGCTCTTGTTGTTTTGTCTATCTCCGCTTTCCTGCAAGGCTTCATTGTTAATGGTCTTATCAATGCTTCAATCACCACTCTTGAAACCAG ATTCGAATTGCTTAGTTCTGAGGCGGGTTTAATAGCGAGTTGTTACGACATTGCGTCATGCGTGTCCCTGCTATTCATAACTTACGTTGGCGGAAGGGGCCACAAACCCCTGTGGTTAGGTTGGGGTATCATAACTATGGGTGTGGGTGCAGTTGTGTTCTCGTTACCACGCTTCATCGCGCCGGCTTATTCCCCTATGCTTTATGAAAACATGTGCTTGATCAACGGGACCGTTCCATTAAACCCAGTATGCTCACAAACAAGTTTGCGGGACTACAG GTATGCGTTTTACGTCGCCCAGCTTTTAATTGGTGCTGGAGCTACCCCTCTCTACACGCTAGGCGTGACGTATTTGGACGAAAACGTCACACAAGTGAAGTCCTCCCTTTATCATG GCATATACTACGCACTGTCAATTGTGGGACCTGGAATTGGGTTTTTACTCGCCGGTGCCTTCCTGACCTACTTTACCATCCTGGGAGAAAA TCCAGGGATTCCGGAGTCAAGTCCTCAGTACATCGGAGCGTGGTGGCTGCCGTTCCTCATCTTCGGAGTAATTACCTTCATCTTCGGCTTTCCGATACTCTTGTTTCCACGACAACTCCACGGAACAGAGGAAGTCCGAAAGAATCGAGAGAATGAGATGCACCAGGATAAGGTGGCCAAGGAAGTTCAGACGAACGAAGACTTCGGAAAAAG GCTGAAAGACTTCCCGAAATGTCTGCTCGTTATCTTGCGAAACCCGACGTACATATTTCTAACTCTTGGCGGCGTCATCGATGGAATGTTGCTCACAGGGCTTTCAACGTTCGGTCCGAAAATCTTGGAAGCCCTGTTTGGTCTGACGTCATCATTCTCTGCAGTCTTACTCG GGGCAATCGCTATTGTCGGAGGAGCGGGTGGACAGCTCGCTGGTGGAATAattgtttggaaaataaagTTATCGGTCAAGGGCATCTTTAAACTCAGCATCGTAGGCTCTATTTTATCCTTATTTTGTCTGCTAGTCTTCCTCATGAAGTGTCCTGAAATTC CGTTTGCCGGGGGAAACACCCAATATCCCAGCGCGTCTGATATTGTTGGAATCGAAGCTTCGTGCAACCTGGGTTGTAGTTGTAACCCGGACTTCTTCGACCCGGTCTGTGGCAGCGACGGGATCACTTATTATTCAAGCTGTTATGCAGGTTGCACTGAGGAAGTGAATGAAACT TACACAAATTGCTTATGCATCGCCACTAACGGCACCGCTACGAGGGGTTCTTGCGAGGGGGAGGTTTGTGGTTCAGGAGGATACATCACTTTCGTCATCTTCCTTTTTCTCACTCTCTTTCTAACCTTTGTCATCGCCATCCCCGTCTTGCAATCCACCATCAGGATCGTGCCGTTCACTCAACGATCGTTTGCAGTTGGTGTCCAA TGGCTTTTCATCCGAGCGCTCGGCACCATTCCGGGTCCCCTGTTGTTTGGGTTCGTTCTCGACCAAGCCTGTCTTTTAAGCGGCGAATCTTGCGGCTCCCAGGGCTCTTGCAGCGTTTATACGAATGACAGTATCTCGAACAACGTTCTTATTCTTGTCATTGTCTTGAAG GTTGTTGGAATTATCTTTTATTCTCTCGCATTTATCACTTACAAACCTCCTCCTGAAAGTCCGGACGCCACGGAAGACGTCACTCTTGATTCTTCGGCGACACCAAAGAAGGAGGTTGCTATGGGCAACGGAATAGAGCCCGCTTCCGACAACTTAGAGGGAGAAGTCAACAGCGCGTTTGAAGCAGACAACACACAGTTGTGA
- the LOC143463259 gene encoding lactadherin-like yields MKLAFVLIFIVTSAVIISGTSDEVCLKLPNRRGEDERRHLPKAQGPPGRRGPQGAQGAKGDVGLSGVRGLPGSCTCGPDDIEELREENRRLADSVEKLSLTHNEKLIQCSVGLKSGRVRDGDITASSAWDNSHLAHFARLDNHRSPGSLGAWASGINPNQPPTAGDWIQIDLRAPTLLTGVVSQGRPVGDTLEQWVTSYKISYGNSTDNLQTIQQGGQDLTFQGNRDRSSHVTNRFPGRILARYLRLIVETFHGHVILRLEFLTC; encoded by the exons ATGAAACTTGCGTTTGTCTTAATTTTCATCGTGACCTCTGCGGTTATCATCAGTGGGACATCAGATGAAGTTTGTCTCAAACTTCCAAACCGCAGAGGCGAAGATGAAAGACGTCATCTGCCAAAAGCACAGGGTCCCCCAGGACGACGTGGACCACAGGGTGCGCAAGGTGCCAAGGGTGATGTAGGTCTTTCCGGAGTTCGTGGTTTACCAGGGTCATGCACATGTGGTCCAGATGACATTGAAGAATTAAGAGAAGAAAATCGTCGTCTTGCAG ACTCAGTCGAAAAGTTGAGTTTGACACACAATGAGAAAT tGATTCAATGCTCAGTCGGTCTTAAAAGTGGAAGAGTACGTGATGGTGACATAACAGCGTCTTCCGCGTGGGACAATTCTCACCTTGCGCACTTTGCTCGCCTTGACAACCACAGATCACCTGGTTCACTTGGAGCATGGGCGTCCGGCATTAATCCCAACCAACCTC CTACAGCAGGGGATTGGATTCAAATTGACTTGAGAGCTCCGACCCTTTTAACTGGTGTTGTGTCTCAAGGGAGGCCTGTTGGAGATACCTTGGAGCAGTGGGTTACAAGTTACAAAATTTCTTATGGGAATTCCACGGATAACCTTCAGACTATACAACAGGGTGGACAAGATCTC ACCTTCCAAGGCAATCGTGACCGATCCAGTCACGTGACCAATCGCTTTCCAGGGCGTATCCTGGCAAGATACCTTCGCTTGATTGTCGAAACCTTCCATGGCCACGTTATACTACGTTTGGAGTTTCTGACTTGCTAA